The DNA window AGCCGGGCGACGGCCGCGAACCAGGTGCCGCCGAGAGAAAGCGTCGCCGCGATCTCCCCCACAGTCGCCGATCGCCCGATGCAACCCACTACTCCGGTGATCAGGCATTGCGAGATCAGTCGTGGGTCGGCTTGATCCGTAACGACGACAACCGGGATCGGCCCGCTCAACTGCAATGCGCGACACAGATCGAATCCGTCATCGCCATGAAACGGGACCACCATCAGGACCGCATTTGCTTCAAAAGCGGATACATGCCCCAACGCTTCTTCGGCGTTTACCGCCGCTGATGCGACGGCGACGTGCCCGGCCAGCCTGATGGCCGATTGAAAGGGTGCTACGACCGCTGCATCGTCCGCCACCAGCAGCACGCGCAGGGGCAAAGTGCTCGCCGGCGATGCTGTCGCCGGGGGCAGGCCTGCGCTGGCCGTCTCGGTATCCAACATGGTTTCCGTTCCAGCCCGATACCCGGGCCGACAACATCAGGTTTCTAAGCGGCAAGATATGTCCCGGTCGCATCTCCCGAAATGCGACCGATGCCTTACGTGCTCATGTTACGATCATGGAGCGTCAGAGTTCGAAGAAAAAAGATTTCGCGACGTTTCCATGGTCGAACAGGTAAACGGTTGTTGATTGCAGGAATGTGCCTTGTACAGCCGCGTCTGCAGCGCGACGTGTGTCATTTGGCACACATCGTCAGTACCTCATGGCTGACGGCTCCAATGGGTTATCATCGTCTCCTGAGCCCTAATCGAACCGGGGAATCGCACATGCATTTGTCCAACACACTCAGACGCTCTTCAGCCGTCACGATGACTGTTTTCTGGGGTGCCTTGTCCATCGGATGCAAACCGGAACCCGCGCCGACTGCGCCACCTGCAGCGACACCGGCTACCACGTCTGCCACCGTGCCGTCGACCGAGCCGACAACCAAGCCGGCCGTCGCCAGCTATCTGGCAGTTGTTCGTGAGAGGTATCCCACGCTGCCCGCCACCCAGCCGCTTGCTGTGCCGCTGGCGCTGCGTGAGTCGGCCCACATCATCCTCACCGAGCCCGTTTACCTCGACGACCAGGGGCACCTCTGGATTACCCGCCACGACGGCGACGACATTGAGTCGGCCACGCGCAATTTCACACCCGGCCCGGACAGCGAACACGTGGTCCGCCAGTCGGTGCGTTTCGTCTGGTGGCTCCCGGACCGCGCACAGAACTTCTCGCCGCGGGTGGTGACAGGCGCGTCCTCAGGTGGCGCAGAACTGGTCCTTCCGTACCGGCGTCTGCCGATGGGTACGCGCAACGATTACCGGTGGGATCGAGCTCGATCCTGGGTTGATAACCAGGTGCAGCGGCTGATCGTCCCCACGGGGCACGGCGTTTCGGTGTTCACCTTCGAATCAGATCGCGAACCGATCGTCGAAGCACACCAGAATCTGCTGGATCTCCGAGAACCGGTGCCTGCGCAACCGGCCACACATTCGGCCACGCCACCGGCGGGCCCACGCCAAGGCCCAGCCACGCAGAATACCTCAGTGCCGACGTCCTCCGAGCCGCCGCGGTTTCTGTTCGACCCGCGGGGTCTGATTGCGTGGATTCCGGCCACGCCCACCCAGGGCGGCAGTGCCGGCGCTGCCCGGTTTGTGAACGGTCGGTGGCTGGCGCTCACGTCGGACGCCGGCTGGTCAGACCGCATTCTCCACCTGATTCCACTGCGTGACGGAAGTGTCACTCAACTGCTGGTCAGTCCGTCCGGAGAGGGTGGAGGAGTCAAGGTCGCTTTGGCCTCGGTCGAAACGCCGAAGGTCAACCAGAAGGAGATCCTGGACCTCGTTGACTCGCTGTCCGACCCCGACGCGGACATCCGCAATCTCGCCTACGGACGGCTTACCGAATACGGCCCCGGCATCTGGCCGATTCTAAAACTGATTCCCGCCGATGATCTTCCGCCGGAGGCGCGCAGCCGGCTCAATCGCCTGCTCAAGAGCCAGGTCACCCCGATGCTCGGCGGCATGGCGTTGCAGGGCGATCAATTACACTTGGTCGCCCGACTGCGAGATGGTGGCGTCATCTTTTACACCGATCAGGGGATCAACGTCCCCAACCCGCTGGCCGATGAACCCATCAGCCACGCCCCCGCCTGGATCGCCGCCCGTCCCGGAAAGCCTGTCGAGATGCTCAGCGGCGCGCTGGTCTTCCAGGCTGACCCAAAGCACACGAAGTTCGACATTATCCAGGGCCAGTGGATCGTCACGATGGACGACTCGGGGCCGCAGATGTTCCTCGGCAACTCTTTCCGCAAGCTGCTCCGAAAGGACTGCCAGCCTTATGCACACGTCGTCGGCATTGACCGGCGGGGTCGCTGGCTTTTCCGGAAACCGACAACCGATGCGGCGGTCTCCGACAGCCCGACGCTCATCATCGATCCCACCCTGCCGGACTTCACGCCACGCCTGCCGGTCTGGCTCTATTCCAATGCCGACGAGGTAGGGTGGGACAAGCAAGGCTGGCCGGCGGTGCGGCTGGATCAATCGCGGACGAAGCTGGTCGCCGACCAGTGGATCAAAGTGGAGGAGGGCGAAGAATTGATCGTCGAACCGCCGCCTGTCGTATTGCCACCGGTGGTGACGCCTTCGGCGAAGGTCCAGGCAATACCCTATGGACCGGTCGCACCCACGCAGGCGACCACCCGGCCGACATCGGCGAATCCCCCGTCGCCTGACCCTGCATCAGGCCCCGCCACGCGACCCACGACCTCCCCGAGCACCCGGCCCGTCTCCGATGCCCTGCGCATCGAAGAGTTCGGCCGCCCGCTGCTGACCGACGCCGCCGGCAACCGCTACTTCGGCGGTGTCGATAGCCTGGTTTGCATCGATAAAGGCGGCAACGTGTCGCGGTGGTCTTTGCCGGCCGCCGCCCGCGGCGACGCCGTCACCGAAGCCCCGACCACGCTGATCCTCGCCGGCGACGCGCGGTTATTCCTCTTCAACCGCGCCGGGCGCGTCCTGCGGATCAAACCGACGCCAGACGGTATCGAGCCGTTTCTGCTGGAGGAAACGTTTACCCAGAACATTCCTGAAGACGAAAGGCCACGCCGAATCTGGGTTGATCCTGACGGCCGAATCGTGCTCGCGTTCGAGAAGCGCCTGGCGATCCTCTTCCCGCAGGGTTTTATTCCCACGCCGATCAGACGGATGATGGACCTCGGCGAGGATGATGATTGAGCGCACAACGCGTGCTTTTGCATCACGGTCAATAGCCGTCCGCCGCCTCACGGCCGCCTACTCAGCGGACCACCGGAGGACGCGAGCACCTTGAGTCGCTCCGCCAGGTCGCCCCGCGCAACCCACTCTTCATCGCCGTCCGAAAGCAGATAGGCGCCGGCGTTGGGCCCTTCGACCATGTCGAGTGTGTTGGCGACGAGGTAATCGGCACCGCTCGCCAGACGGCTGGCCTGGCCGATGCGGATCAGCGCTTCCCGGTCTATTCCCACTTCCAGTTTGAACTTCACCAGCATGCCCCGATATCCCCACTCGCCGCGAAAGAGGTCCACGATCTTCACCGTCTTTCGGCCCAGAATCGCGATCTCGTCGAAGGTGCTTTTGACCTTGCCGGCGTGCGCATCCTTCACCACCCATAGTTCCCTGCCGCGTTCGGCGGGGTCCGGCTTGCGGTCGATCACCTGGTATGCCCGCTCGGGTCCATAATCAGATACCGCGGCGGTCATGAAGACGGCGTCGTAACGCTGCGTCGCCATCAGCGTGGCTAAGGACTGTCTCAGATCCCCGTGCGAGGTGAACGGGACGGCCCGCAAGGCATCGGCCGCGCCTGCCCCGGCCAGCTCGCGCTGATGATCCCGGTTGCTCGTCACCAGGTCCACACAGCCGACGGTCGACAGTGCCCTGGCAATGCCGTAGCCCGTGTTGCCTGTGAAGACGTTGCCCCAGTCGCGGACGCGGTCAATCCGCTCTCGGGTACCGCCGGCGGTGACGAGGAATCGCTTGGTGGTCGGTGTGTTCATGGTTCAAAGAAACGATGCCGCAATCGAGGCTTCGGTTACACCGATGACAATAACCGCCGGCGCGACTATGGTCGCCTCGCCGATGCCCACTTTGCCGCGCCGCCAACTCCTGATTCTGCTCTCATTCGTCGCGTTTATCAGCCTGGGGCTGCCCGACGGTGTGCTGGGCGTGGCCTGGCCGTTCATGCGGCACGATTTTGACCTGCCCATCAGCCGACTCGGTTGGTTCCTGTCGTTCGGCGTCGCGGGTTACCTGATTTCCTCGTTCTTCGCAGGGCAACTCGTCCGGTGGATTGGCGTTGGCCGGATTCTGCTGTTCAGCACCGTGCTGGTGGCGGCATCGCTGACGGGCTACGCGCTGTCGCCGCGGTGGGAAGTCATCCTGCCGCTGGCGCTGTGCGTGGGCCTGGGTTCTGGGGCGATCGACGCGGCGTTGAACGTCTTTGTCGCGTCGGCGTTCCCGGCGCGGATCGTCAGCTGGCTGCATGCGTTCTATGGCGTCGGTGCGACCATTGGCCCGATCGCCATGACCGCCGCCGTCACCACCGTTACCTTCGCATCCCCGCCCGGCTGGCGATGGGGATACGCGTCACTGGCGATCCTTCAGGGCCTGACGGCGGTCGGGTTTGCCACGACGCTGTCCATGTGGCGGACGATGCCATCGGCGGCGGGCGTCCCTTCCGGACCACAGAGCCCTGTCGACACCAAACCGGTCCTCGAAGCCGACGCCGTCGCCGGTACCGCCGAGACCCTTCGTCATCCCGTCGTCCGCTTGCACGTACTGACCTACTTCATCTACGCCGGTACGGAAGTTACGGCCGGGCAATGGCTCTTCAGTCTGCTGCTGGAGAGCCGCTCCCTGTCGCCGGCCACATGCGGGGCGGCGGTCACAGTCTTCTGGGCGTCGCTGACAGCAGGGCGGATCGCTTTTGGTCAGGCGGCCGAGCGATTCTCCGCCGTTGCGATCCTCCGCCTGGCGACGTGCCTGGCACCGATCGCCGCCGGGCTGATGTGCGTTCGTTCGGGCGGAGCACCTCTGGCGATCATGGCCGCCGGGCTGCTGGGCTTTTCGCTGGCGCCGATGTTTCCGATGTGGATCTCACTCACCCCCGCCCGCGTTGGCGAACGGCTTGCGGCGCAGGCGATCGGCTTCCAGGTGTCGGCTGCGACCGTTGGCGTCGCCGTCCTGCCGAGCATCGCCGGCTGGCTGGCCCGAAACGTCGGGTTGGAGTCCATTCCAGTGTTCCTCATGGCAACGACCGTGGCGCTGCTGTTCATCAACGGTTGGACCGCGCGAAAGGTTCGTGACGCAGAACGACGTCCACCCGCGGTGCGGCCGCAGACCGAGGTGCCCGATTGACCGTCGGACGTCCGGCGCATCGCTGATCGCTTTCGGCGGCGCCGGGTTTCATCCTTCTGCCCTCTGCCGGTTCTGCGGTTATCATTTCGCCATGAGCCGCGCACTGATTCTGCTTGGGTTTCTGTCGGCACTAACGTCCGTCGCATCCGCGCAGGCGCCGATCCCGGAACGCCGGGTTGGCGTGGTCGTGTACGGTGCGACACCCGGGGGCATAGCGGCCGCTGTTGCAGCGGCTCGTGAAGGGGCTGCTGTCACCCTTCTTGAGGAATCCTCGCATATCGGCGGGCTTTCTGCCGGGGGGCTTTCACACACCGACTTCCGCACCTACGAATCCCTCGGCGGACTCTGGCGCGAGTTCATGGACCGTGTCGACGCCCATTACAAAACCACCTATGGCGACGGCTCGCCGCAACAAAAGGCTTCGATGCTCGGCGGGTACTACGAGCCCCGCGTCGCCGGCATGATCTTTCGCCAGATGCTGGACGAAGCGAAGGTGGAAGTGCTAACCAGGCACCGACCGACC is part of the Humisphaera borealis genome and encodes:
- a CDS encoding ANTAR domain-containing response regulator, with protein sequence MPLRVLLVADDAAVVAPFQSAIRLAGHVAVASAAVNAEEALGHVSAFEANAVLMVVPFHGDDGFDLCRALQLSGPIPVVVVTDQADPRLISQCLITGVVGCIGRSATVGEIAATLSLGGTWFAAVARLRAERDSLVEQSRQLLQTLENRKLIERAKGIYMKLLGLQEAEAHRRLQQESQKRRLGLAELARKIIESDELLGRG
- a CDS encoding phosphopantothenoylcysteine decarboxylase domain-containing protein; translated protein: MNTPTTKRFLVTAGGTRERIDRVRDWGNVFTGNTGYGIARALSTVGCVDLVTSNRDHQRELAGAGAADALRAVPFTSHGDLRQSLATLMATQRYDAVFMTAAVSDYGPERAYQVIDRKPDPAERGRELWVVKDAHAGKVKSTFDEIAILGRKTVKIVDLFRGEWGYRGMLVKFKLEVGIDREALIRIGQASRLASGADYLVANTLDMVEGPNAGAYLLSDGDEEWVARGDLAERLKVLASSGGPLSRRP
- a CDS encoding MFS transporter produces the protein MTITAGATMVASPMPTLPRRQLLILLSFVAFISLGLPDGVLGVAWPFMRHDFDLPISRLGWFLSFGVAGYLISSFFAGQLVRWIGVGRILLFSTVLVAASLTGYALSPRWEVILPLALCVGLGSGAIDAALNVFVASAFPARIVSWLHAFYGVGATIGPIAMTAAVTTVTFASPPGWRWGYASLAILQGLTAVGFATTLSMWRTMPSAAGVPSGPQSPVDTKPVLEADAVAGTAETLRHPVVRLHVLTYFIYAGTEVTAGQWLFSLLLESRSLSPATCGAAVTVFWASLTAGRIAFGQAAERFSAVAILRLATCLAPIAAGLMCVRSGGAPLAIMAAGLLGFSLAPMFPMWISLTPARVGERLAAQAIGFQVSAATVGVAVLPSIAGWLARNVGLESIPVFLMATTVALLFINGWTARKVRDAERRPPAVRPQTEVPD